A single region of the Oreochromis niloticus isolate F11D_XX linkage group LG19, O_niloticus_UMD_NMBU, whole genome shotgun sequence genome encodes:
- the LOC100696306 gene encoding LOW QUALITY PROTEIN: induced myeloid leukemia cell differentiation protein Mcl-1 homolog (The sequence of the model RefSeq protein was modified relative to this genomic sequence to represent the inferred CDS: substituted 1 base at 1 genomic stop codon): MVTSTNGYTTKAIRDWEEDGSLPSTPEFHSDSXSDEELERETKLIIHSFLGDFTGLSQPQRKETKALKMMKRVVADVLEKHRYAYNGMINKLSLDEREEDMSFVAKSLFGDHTTNWGRIVSFVAFGAVVSQHLKEKGRDNCVVLVSQEISAYLLSEQRDWIIKNNAWDGFVAFVRVADPESIVRNTLMAFAGFACIGATLALLIR; this comes from the coding sequence atggtAACCTCAACAAACGGGTATACAACAAAAGCTATCCGGGACTGGGAGGAAGACGGTTCGTTGCCGAGCACCCCGGAGTTTCATTCGGACAGTTAATCCGACGAGGAGCTGGAGAGAGAAACTAAACTCATTATTCACAGTTTTTTGGGAGACTTTACTGGACTTTCTCAGCCTCAACGAAAGGAAACCAAAGCActaaaaatgatgaaaagagTTGTTGCGGACGTATTAGAAAAGCACAGATATGCTTACAACGGAATGATTAATAAATTGTCATTGGATGAAAGAGAAGAAGATATGTCATTTGTAGCGAAGAGCCTCTTTGGAGACCACACGACCAACTGGGGTCGTATTGTCAGCTTTGTGGCCTTCGGGGCAGTGGTGTCTCAGCACCTGAAGGAAAAGGGCAGGGACAACTGCGTGGTGCTAGTGAGTCAAGAGATTTCTGCATACTTGCTGTCTGAACAGCGAGACTGGATTATCAAAAACAATGCATGGGATGGCTTTGTGGCGTTCGTTCGAGTAGCAGACCCTGAGTCGATAGTCAGGAACACACTCATGGCCTTTGCTGGATTTGCTTGTATTGGGGCAACACTGGCACTGTTGATCAGGTGA